The following proteins come from a genomic window of Acidobacteriota bacterium:
- a CDS encoding Rrf2 family transcriptional regulator, with protein sequence MLRLSKKTDYALLAVRHLAANADRGAVSARELAETYDIPPELLAKVLQKLVRGRLLESQQGIRGGYALARAAAAMSVADVIQAVDGPLMVTACSEEDHSCDQYSKCNIRDPLWRIKDRIIAALAATSVAELAMEMPAPLPLPTGVMPMQMVKRS encoded by the coding sequence ATGCTACGGCTCTCAAAAAAAACTGACTACGCGCTTCTGGCGGTGAGACACCTGGCCGCCAATGCCGATCGGGGAGCGGTTTCGGCGAGGGAATTGGCAGAAACCTACGATATTCCGCCTGAATTGCTGGCCAAGGTGCTCCAGAAGCTCGTGCGAGGCCGGCTGCTTGAATCGCAGCAGGGGATTCGCGGTGGATATGCCCTGGCACGTGCCGCCGCGGCCATGTCGGTGGCAGATGTCATTCAGGCGGTCGATGGTCCGTTAATGGTCACTGCGTGTTCTGAAGAAGACCATAGCTGCGACCAGTACTCGAAGTGCAACATCCGCGATCCGCTGTGGCGCATCAAGGACCGCATCATTGCCGCGCTGGCCGCCACGTCGGTCGCCGAGCTGGCGATGGAAATGCCGGCGCCTCTGCCGCTTCCCACCGGCGTGATGCCGATG